The Pan paniscus chromosome 3, NHGRI_mPanPan1-v2.0_pri, whole genome shotgun sequence genome includes a window with the following:
- the TMEM175 gene encoding endosomal/lysosomal proton channel TMEM175 isoform X3, with translation MSQPRTPEQALDTPGDCPPGRRDEDAGEGIQCSQRMLSFSDALLSIIATVMILPVTHTEISPEQQFDRSVQRLLATRIAVYLMTFLIVTVAWAAHTRLFQVVGKTDDTLALLNLACMMTITFLPYTALIVGYAFHFPHLLSPQIRRSAHRALYRQHVLGIVLQGPALCFAAAIFALFFVPLSYLLMVTVILLPYVSKVTGWCRDRLLGRREPSAHPVEVFSFDLHEPLSKERVEAFSDGVYAIVATLLILDICEDNVPDPKDVKERFGGSLVAALSATGPRFLAYFGSFATVGLLWFAHHSLFLHVRKATRAMGLLNTLSLAFVGGLPLAYQQTSAFARQPRDELERVRVSCTIIFLASIFQLAMWTTALLHQAETLQPSVWFGGREHVLMFAKLALYPCASLLAFASTCLLSRFSVGIFHLMQIAVPCAFLLLRLLVGLALATLRVLRGLARPEHPPPAPTGQDDPQSQLPPAPC, from the exons ATGTCCCAGCCCCGGACCCCAGAGCAGGCACTGGATACGCCGGGGGACTGCCCCCCAGGCAGGAGAGACGAGGACGCTGGGGAGGGGATCCAGTGCTCCCAACGCATGCTCAGCTTCAGTGATGCCCTGCTGTCCATCATCGCCACCGTCATG ATCCTGCCTGTGACCCACACGGAGATCTCCCCAGAACAG CAGTTCGACAGAAGTGTACAGAGGCTTCTGGCAACACGGATTGCCGTCTACCTGATGACCTTTCTCATCGTGACAGTGGCCTGGGCAGCACACACAAG GTTGTTCCAAGTTGTTGGGAAAACAGACGACACACTTGCCCTGCTCAACCTG GCCTGCATGATGACCATCACCTTCCTGCCTTACACG GCACTGATTGTGGGGTACGCATTCCACTTCCCGCACCTGCTGAGCCCGCAGATCCGGCGCTCTGCCCACAGGGCTCTGTACCGACAACACGTCCTGGGCATCGTCCTCCAAGGCCCAGCCCTGTGCTTTGCAGCGGCCATCTTCGCTCTCTTCTTTGTCCCTTTG TCTTACCTGCTGATGGTGACTGTCATCCTCCTCCCCTATGTCAGCAAGGTCACCGGCTGGTGCAGAGACAGGCTCCTGG GCCGCAGGGAGCCCTCGGCTCACCCAGTGGAAGTCTTCTCGTTTGACCTCCACGAGCCACTCAGCAAGGAGCGCGTGGAAGCCTTCAGCGACGGAGTCTACGCCATCGTGGCCACGCTTCTCATCCTGGACATCTG CGAAGACAACGTCCCGGACCCCAAGGATGTGAAGGAGAGGTTCGGCGGCAGCCTCGTGGCCGCCCTGAGTGCGACCGGGCCGCGCTTCCTGGCGTACTTCGGCTCCTTCGCCACGGTGGGACTGCTGTGGTTCGCCCACCACTCACTCTTCCTGCATGTGCGCAAGGCCACGCGGGCCATGGGGCTGCTGAACACGCTCTCGCTGGCCTTCGTGGGTGGCCTCCCACTAGCCTACCAGCAGACCTCGGCCTTCGCCCGGCAGCCCCGCGACGAGCTGGAGCGCGTGCGTGTCAGCTGCACCATCATCTTCCTGGCCAGCATCTTCCAGCTGGCCATGTGGACCACGGCGCTGCTGCACCAGGCGGAGACGCTGCAGCCCTCGGTGTGGTTTGGCGGCCGGGAGCACGTGCTCATGTTCGCCAAGCTGGCGCTGTACCCCTGTGCCAGCCTGCTGGCCTTCGCCTCCACCTGCCTGCTGAGCAGGTTCAGTGTGGGCATCTTCCACCTCATGCAGATCGCCGTGCCCTGCGCCTTCCTGTTGCTGCGCCTGCTCGTGGGCCTGGCCCTGGCCACCCTGCGGGTTCTGCGGGGCCTCGCCCGGCCCGAACACCCCCCGCCAGCCCCCACGGGCCAGGACGACCCACAGTCCCAGctcccccctgccccctgctAG
- the TMEM175 gene encoding endosomal/lysosomal proton channel TMEM175 isoform X1 yields the protein MSQPRTPEQALDTPGDCPPGRRDEDAGEGIQCSQRMLSFSDALLSIIATVMILPVTHTEISPEQQFDRSVQRLLATRIAVYLMTFLIVTVAWAAHTRLFQVVGKTDDTLALLNLACMMTITFLPYTFSLMVTFPDVPLGIFLFCVCVIAIGVVQALIVGYAFHFPHLLSPQIRRSAHRALYRQHVLGIVLQGPALCFAAAIFALFFVPLAAGSPRLTQWKSSRLTSTSHSARSAWKPSATESTPSWPRFSSWTSAHWEVHTVHLKMCEIQAALTGAQPPCWGLCGHGEAGTNASIHCSQRRQRPGPQGCEGEVRRQPRGRPECDRAALPGVLRLLRHGGTAVVRPPLTLPACAQGHAGHGAAEHALAGLRGWPPTSLPADLGLRPAAPRRAGARACQLHHHLPGQHLPAGHVDHGAAAPGGDAAALGVVWRPGARAHVRQAGAVPLCQPAGLRLHLPAEQVQCGHLPPHADRRALRLPVAAPARGPGPGHPAGSAGPRPARTPPASPHGPGRPTVPAPPCPLLAATEPTSSRPHQRWTREDRMLGRGSQVTGRPQWFLRGLVLFSL from the exons ATGTCCCAGCCCCGGACCCCAGAGCAGGCACTGGATACGCCGGGGGACTGCCCCCCAGGCAGGAGAGACGAGGACGCTGGGGAGGGGATCCAGTGCTCCCAACGCATGCTCAGCTTCAGTGATGCCCTGCTGTCCATCATCGCCACCGTCATG ATCCTGCCTGTGACCCACACGGAGATCTCCCCAGAACAG CAGTTCGACAGAAGTGTACAGAGGCTTCTGGCAACACGGATTGCCGTCTACCTGATGACCTTTCTCATCGTGACAGTGGCCTGGGCAGCACACACAAG GTTGTTCCAAGTTGTTGGGAAAACAGACGACACACTTGCCCTGCTCAACCTG GCCTGCATGATGACCATCACCTTCCTGCCTTACACG tTTTCGTTAATGGTGACCTTCCCTGATGTGCCTCTGGGCATCTtcttgttctgtgtgtgtgtgatcgcCATCGGGGTCGTGCAG GCACTGATTGTGGGGTACGCATTCCACTTCCCGCACCTGCTGAGCCCGCAGATCCGGCGCTCTGCCCACAGGGCTCTGTACCGACAACACGTCCTGGGCATCGTCCTCCAAGGCCCAGCCCTGTGCTTTGCAGCGGCCATCTTCGCTCTCTTCTTTGTCCCTTTG GCCGCAGGGAGCCCTCGGCTCACCCAGTGGAAGTCTTCTCGTTTGACCTCCACGAGCCACTCAGCAAGGAGCGCGTGGAAGCCTTCAGCGACGGAGTCTACGCCATCGTGGCCACGCTTCTCATCCTGGACATCTG CACACTGGGAAGTCCACACGGTTCATCTGAAAATGTGCGAGATCCAGGCAGCCCTGACAGGCGCTCAGCCACCCTGCTGGGGCCTGTGTGGCCACGGCGAGGCCGGCACAAATGCATCTATTCACTGTTCTCAGCGAAGACAACGTCCCGGACCCCAAGGATGTGAAGGAGAGGTTCGGCGGCAGCCTCGTGGCCGCCCTGAGTGCGACCGGGCCGCGCTTCCTGGCGTACTTCGGCTCCTTCGCCACGGTGGGACTGCTGTGGTTCGCCCACCACTCACTCTTCCTGCATGTGCGCAAGGCCACGCGGGCCATGGGGCTGCTGAACACGCTCTCGCTGGCCTTCGTGGGTGGCCTCCCACTAGCCTACCAGCAGACCTCGGCCTTCGCCCGGCAGCCCCGCGACGAGCTGGAGCGCGTGCGTGTCAGCTGCACCATCATCTTCCTGGCCAGCATCTTCCAGCTGGCCATGTGGACCACGGCGCTGCTGCACCAGGCGGAGACGCTGCAGCCCTCGGTGTGGTTTGGCGGCCGGGAGCACGTGCTCATGTTCGCCAAGCTGGCGCTGTACCCCTGTGCCAGCCTGCTGGCCTTCGCCTCCACCTGCCTGCTGAGCAGGTTCAGTGTGGGCATCTTCCACCTCATGCAGATCGCCGTGCCCTGCGCCTTCCTGTTGCTGCGCCTGCTCGTGGGCCTGGCCCTGGCCACCCTGCGGGTTCTGCGGGGCCTCGCCCGGCCCGAACACCCCCCGCCAGCCCCCACGGGCCAGGACGACCCACAGTCCCAGctcccccctgccccctgctAGCAGCCACAGAGCCCACTTCCAGCCGTCCTCACCAGAGATGGACCAGGGAGGACAGGATGCTGGGCAGGGGAAGCCAAGTCACGGGCAGGCCACAGTGGTTCTTGCGTGGCctggttttattttcattgtga
- the TMEM175 gene encoding endosomal/lysosomal proton channel TMEM175 isoform X2, whose product MSQPRTPEQALDTPGDCPPGRRDEDAGEGIQCSQRMLSFSDALLSIIATVMILPVTHTEISPEQQFDRSVQRLLATRIAVYLMTFLIVTVAWAAHTRLFQVVGKTDDTLALLNLACMMTITFLPYTFSLMVTFPDVPLGIFLFCVCVIAIGVVQALIVGYAFHFPHLLSPQIRRSAHRALYRQHVLGIVLQGPALCFAAAIFALFFVPLSYLLMVTVILLPYVSKVTGWCRDRLLGRREPSAHPVEVFSFDLHEPLSKERVEAFSDGVYAIVATLLILDICEDNVPDPKDVKERFGGSLVAALSATGPRFLAYFGSFATVGLLWFAHHSLFLHVRKATRAMGLLNTLSLAFVGGLPLAYQQTSAFARQPRDELERVRVSCTIIFLASIFQLAMWTTALLHQAETLQPSVWFGGREHVLMFAKLALYPCASLLAFASTCLLSRFSVGIFHLMQIAVPCAFLLLRLLVGLALATLRVLRGLARPEHPPPAPTGQDDPQSQLPPAPC is encoded by the exons ATGTCCCAGCCCCGGACCCCAGAGCAGGCACTGGATACGCCGGGGGACTGCCCCCCAGGCAGGAGAGACGAGGACGCTGGGGAGGGGATCCAGTGCTCCCAACGCATGCTCAGCTTCAGTGATGCCCTGCTGTCCATCATCGCCACCGTCATG ATCCTGCCTGTGACCCACACGGAGATCTCCCCAGAACAG CAGTTCGACAGAAGTGTACAGAGGCTTCTGGCAACACGGATTGCCGTCTACCTGATGACCTTTCTCATCGTGACAGTGGCCTGGGCAGCACACACAAG GTTGTTCCAAGTTGTTGGGAAAACAGACGACACACTTGCCCTGCTCAACCTG GCCTGCATGATGACCATCACCTTCCTGCCTTACACG tTTTCGTTAATGGTGACCTTCCCTGATGTGCCTCTGGGCATCTtcttgttctgtgtgtgtgtgatcgcCATCGGGGTCGTGCAG GCACTGATTGTGGGGTACGCATTCCACTTCCCGCACCTGCTGAGCCCGCAGATCCGGCGCTCTGCCCACAGGGCTCTGTACCGACAACACGTCCTGGGCATCGTCCTCCAAGGCCCAGCCCTGTGCTTTGCAGCGGCCATCTTCGCTCTCTTCTTTGTCCCTTTG TCTTACCTGCTGATGGTGACTGTCATCCTCCTCCCCTATGTCAGCAAGGTCACCGGCTGGTGCAGAGACAGGCTCCTGG GCCGCAGGGAGCCCTCGGCTCACCCAGTGGAAGTCTTCTCGTTTGACCTCCACGAGCCACTCAGCAAGGAGCGCGTGGAAGCCTTCAGCGACGGAGTCTACGCCATCGTGGCCACGCTTCTCATCCTGGACATCTG CGAAGACAACGTCCCGGACCCCAAGGATGTGAAGGAGAGGTTCGGCGGCAGCCTCGTGGCCGCCCTGAGTGCGACCGGGCCGCGCTTCCTGGCGTACTTCGGCTCCTTCGCCACGGTGGGACTGCTGTGGTTCGCCCACCACTCACTCTTCCTGCATGTGCGCAAGGCCACGCGGGCCATGGGGCTGCTGAACACGCTCTCGCTGGCCTTCGTGGGTGGCCTCCCACTAGCCTACCAGCAGACCTCGGCCTTCGCCCGGCAGCCCCGCGACGAGCTGGAGCGCGTGCGTGTCAGCTGCACCATCATCTTCCTGGCCAGCATCTTCCAGCTGGCCATGTGGACCACGGCGCTGCTGCACCAGGCGGAGACGCTGCAGCCCTCGGTGTGGTTTGGCGGCCGGGAGCACGTGCTCATGTTCGCCAAGCTGGCGCTGTACCCCTGTGCCAGCCTGCTGGCCTTCGCCTCCACCTGCCTGCTGAGCAGGTTCAGTGTGGGCATCTTCCACCTCATGCAGATCGCCGTGCCCTGCGCCTTCCTGTTGCTGCGCCTGCTCGTGGGCCTGGCCCTGGCCACCCTGCGGGTTCTGCGGGGCCTCGCCCGGCCCGAACACCCCCCGCCAGCCCCCACGGGCCAGGACGACCCACAGTCCCAGctcccccctgccccctgctAG
- the TMEM175 gene encoding endosomal/lysosomal proton channel TMEM175 isoform X4, whose amino-acid sequence MTFLIVTVAWAAHTRLFQVVGKTDDTLALLNLACMMTITFLPYTFSLMVTFPDVPLGIFLFCVCVIAIGVVQALIVGYAFHFPHLLSPQIRRSAHRALYRQHVLGIVLQGPALCFAAAIFALFFVPLSYLLMVTVILLPYVSKVTGWCRDRLLGRREPSAHPVEVFSFDLHEPLSKERVEAFSDGVYAIVATLLILDICEDNVPDPKDVKERFGGSLVAALSATGPRFLAYFGSFATVGLLWFAHHSLFLHVRKATRAMGLLNTLSLAFVGGLPLAYQQTSAFARQPRDELERVRVSCTIIFLASIFQLAMWTTALLHQAETLQPSVWFGGREHVLMFAKLALYPCASLLAFASTCLLSRFSVGIFHLMQIAVPCAFLLLRLLVGLALATLRVLRGLARPEHPPPAPTGQDDPQSQLPPAPC is encoded by the exons ATGACCTTTCTCATCGTGACAGTGGCCTGGGCAGCACACACAAG GTTGTTCCAAGTTGTTGGGAAAACAGACGACACACTTGCCCTGCTCAACCTG GCCTGCATGATGACCATCACCTTCCTGCCTTACACG tTTTCGTTAATGGTGACCTTCCCTGATGTGCCTCTGGGCATCTtcttgttctgtgtgtgtgtgatcgcCATCGGGGTCGTGCAG GCACTGATTGTGGGGTACGCATTCCACTTCCCGCACCTGCTGAGCCCGCAGATCCGGCGCTCTGCCCACAGGGCTCTGTACCGACAACACGTCCTGGGCATCGTCCTCCAAGGCCCAGCCCTGTGCTTTGCAGCGGCCATCTTCGCTCTCTTCTTTGTCCCTTTG TCTTACCTGCTGATGGTGACTGTCATCCTCCTCCCCTATGTCAGCAAGGTCACCGGCTGGTGCAGAGACAGGCTCCTGG GCCGCAGGGAGCCCTCGGCTCACCCAGTGGAAGTCTTCTCGTTTGACCTCCACGAGCCACTCAGCAAGGAGCGCGTGGAAGCCTTCAGCGACGGAGTCTACGCCATCGTGGCCACGCTTCTCATCCTGGACATCTG CGAAGACAACGTCCCGGACCCCAAGGATGTGAAGGAGAGGTTCGGCGGCAGCCTCGTGGCCGCCCTGAGTGCGACCGGGCCGCGCTTCCTGGCGTACTTCGGCTCCTTCGCCACGGTGGGACTGCTGTGGTTCGCCCACCACTCACTCTTCCTGCATGTGCGCAAGGCCACGCGGGCCATGGGGCTGCTGAACACGCTCTCGCTGGCCTTCGTGGGTGGCCTCCCACTAGCCTACCAGCAGACCTCGGCCTTCGCCCGGCAGCCCCGCGACGAGCTGGAGCGCGTGCGTGTCAGCTGCACCATCATCTTCCTGGCCAGCATCTTCCAGCTGGCCATGTGGACCACGGCGCTGCTGCACCAGGCGGAGACGCTGCAGCCCTCGGTGTGGTTTGGCGGCCGGGAGCACGTGCTCATGTTCGCCAAGCTGGCGCTGTACCCCTGTGCCAGCCTGCTGGCCTTCGCCTCCACCTGCCTGCTGAGCAGGTTCAGTGTGGGCATCTTCCACCTCATGCAGATCGCCGTGCCCTGCGCCTTCCTGTTGCTGCGCCTGCTCGTGGGCCTGGCCCTGGCCACCCTGCGGGTTCTGCGGGGCCTCGCCCGGCCCGAACACCCCCCGCCAGCCCCCACGGGCCAGGACGACCCACAGTCCCAGctcccccctgccccctgctAG
- the TMEM175 gene encoding endosomal/lysosomal proton channel TMEM175 isoform X5 gives MMTITFLPYTFSLMVTFPDVPLGIFLFCVCVIAIGVVQALIVGYAFHFPHLLSPQIRRSAHRALYRQHVLGIVLQGPALCFAAAIFALFFVPLSYLLMVTVILLPYVSKVTGWCRDRLLGRREPSAHPVEVFSFDLHEPLSKERVEAFSDGVYAIVATLLILDICEDNVPDPKDVKERFGGSLVAALSATGPRFLAYFGSFATVGLLWFAHHSLFLHVRKATRAMGLLNTLSLAFVGGLPLAYQQTSAFARQPRDELERVRVSCTIIFLASIFQLAMWTTALLHQAETLQPSVWFGGREHVLMFAKLALYPCASLLAFASTCLLSRFSVGIFHLMQIAVPCAFLLLRLLVGLALATLRVLRGLARPEHPPPAPTGQDDPQSQLPPAPC, from the exons ATGATGACCATCACCTTCCTGCCTTACACG tTTTCGTTAATGGTGACCTTCCCTGATGTGCCTCTGGGCATCTtcttgttctgtgtgtgtgtgatcgcCATCGGGGTCGTGCAG GCACTGATTGTGGGGTACGCATTCCACTTCCCGCACCTGCTGAGCCCGCAGATCCGGCGCTCTGCCCACAGGGCTCTGTACCGACAACACGTCCTGGGCATCGTCCTCCAAGGCCCAGCCCTGTGCTTTGCAGCGGCCATCTTCGCTCTCTTCTTTGTCCCTTTG TCTTACCTGCTGATGGTGACTGTCATCCTCCTCCCCTATGTCAGCAAGGTCACCGGCTGGTGCAGAGACAGGCTCCTGG GCCGCAGGGAGCCCTCGGCTCACCCAGTGGAAGTCTTCTCGTTTGACCTCCACGAGCCACTCAGCAAGGAGCGCGTGGAAGCCTTCAGCGACGGAGTCTACGCCATCGTGGCCACGCTTCTCATCCTGGACATCTG CGAAGACAACGTCCCGGACCCCAAGGATGTGAAGGAGAGGTTCGGCGGCAGCCTCGTGGCCGCCCTGAGTGCGACCGGGCCGCGCTTCCTGGCGTACTTCGGCTCCTTCGCCACGGTGGGACTGCTGTGGTTCGCCCACCACTCACTCTTCCTGCATGTGCGCAAGGCCACGCGGGCCATGGGGCTGCTGAACACGCTCTCGCTGGCCTTCGTGGGTGGCCTCCCACTAGCCTACCAGCAGACCTCGGCCTTCGCCCGGCAGCCCCGCGACGAGCTGGAGCGCGTGCGTGTCAGCTGCACCATCATCTTCCTGGCCAGCATCTTCCAGCTGGCCATGTGGACCACGGCGCTGCTGCACCAGGCGGAGACGCTGCAGCCCTCGGTGTGGTTTGGCGGCCGGGAGCACGTGCTCATGTTCGCCAAGCTGGCGCTGTACCCCTGTGCCAGCCTGCTGGCCTTCGCCTCCACCTGCCTGCTGAGCAGGTTCAGTGTGGGCATCTTCCACCTCATGCAGATCGCCGTGCCCTGCGCCTTCCTGTTGCTGCGCCTGCTCGTGGGCCTGGCCCTGGCCACCCTGCGGGTTCTGCGGGGCCTCGCCCGGCCCGAACACCCCCCGCCAGCCCCCACGGGCCAGGACGACCCACAGTCCCAGctcccccctgccccctgctAG